TTGGATCCCTGAAGGTATATGCAAAACCTGTAGGCATCTGTTCCGACAGTGCAAAATTTTCATCCCCTCTGTGGTTTGGATTGATTGAATACAGCAAGTAATGGGCATAAGCTTTGTAGTATATGATTTCCTCCACATGCTTTTTTAATTCAAAGAAAAGGAGCGTATTCAGTGCTAAAAAACCTACAGTTAAAAGCAGAGCAAAGGCAAGTGTGAGTTTTGTTTTTTCAGCCAACTTTGTATCCTCTTCCCCTCATGGTTTGTATGAATCCCTTGGGAAAAAGCTTTCTGAGACTTTTTATGTGAGCCCTGACTACATCTTCTCCCACAGGCTCGTCGCCCCAAACATAGTTGAGTATTTTTTCTTGGGACACATAAGTGCCCCTGTTTTCTACCAAAAGCTTAACGATAAGCCAGTCTTTTTTACTCAGTGGGACAATCTTTCCATCCACCTTTACCACTTCCTTGCTCAAGCAAACCTCCACATTTCCTATTACCACCACATCGTAAGGATTTCTCCTTCTGTAGAGTGCTTTTATTCTAAGGATCAGCTCCTCCATCTCAAAGGGCTTGCTCAGATAATCGTCTGCTCCGAGTTCAAAGCAGGTGCGCTTGTCTTCAATTCTGCGTTTTGCGGTTAAAACCAGTATGGGTGTTTCTTTGTCTCTTTCTCTGATCCTCTTTATCAGGTCCTCTCCCCTTACGTGTGGCATCATAAGGTCAAGCACGATAACATCGTAAGCTTTCACCTCCAATAGGTCCAAAACCTCCCTTGGGTCCCACACCCAATCTGTAATAAAACCTTCTGACTCTAAAAATTCCTTTAAACTTTTTCCAAGCAATTTGTCGTCCTCTACGAGTAAAACCTTCATAGTAGAAGGTCTATGGCTTCCCTTATATGGGATACCCCGTATATCTCCATACCATCCGCTTCAAACACACAGCTTTTTGGCAAAACTACTTTTCTGAAGCCAAACCTTTTGCCTTCCTGTAGTCTTAGCTCTGGAAAATGAACCGCCCTGACCTCTCCCCCAAGTCCCAGCTCTCCAAAAACCATCACGTCTCCAAGAGACTTACCCTTTATGGAGGAGCAAACCGCCAAGGCTACCGCCAAATCCCCCGCCGGCTCCACTATTTGCATACCCCCCACCACATTTACAAACACGTCCTTGTCTCTGGTAAATATTTTAGCTTCCTTCTCAAGAACCGCCAATATTAGGGCAAGTCTGTTTAGGTCAAAGCCCTGAGACCTTCTTTGGGGTGTAGTGTAAATGGCATCTATGGTTAGGGCTTGAACTTCCAAAAGAACTGGCCTGCTTCCTTCTGCGTGTGGAAAGACTACACTTCCGGGACTTCCCGTTCTTTCCTGAAGAAAAAGAGCCGAAGGCTCTGGCACCTCTTCCAAACCCTTGTCCGTCATTTTAAATACCGCTACCTCTCCACTGGCACCAAAGCGGTTTTTTATAACTTTCAATACCCTATAAAAACTAAATCTTTCCCCCTCAAAGTAAAGCACAGTATCCACCAAATGTTCCAAAACCTTAGGACCCGCAATAGCCCCTTCCTTTGTAATCTGACCTACTATGAATATTGGTATGTCTTTTTTCTTGCACACCTGCGTAAGCTTGTAAGCACATTCCCTAACTTGGGAGACAGAACCGGGGGCAGATTCTAATTCGGTGGAGTAAATCGTTTGGATGGAATCTACTATCAACAAACTGGGTTTCACATAATCTAAAGCT
Above is a genomic segment from Thermocrinis jamiesonii containing:
- the radA gene encoding DNA repair protein RadA; amino-acid sequence: MKNKTVFVCQECGYVSQKWFGKCPSCGAWNSMVEERERINLKHTNYVESCKPLPLWDTEEGERLFTGFSQLNRALGGGIVKGQVVLIAGEPGIGKSTLLLQLAERYSRNYGKVLYVSGEESGSQIATRAKRLNLTGDGLYVLAETNLENILEALDYVKPSLLIVDSIQTIYSTELESAPGSVSQVRECAYKLTQVCKKKDIPIFIVGQITKEGAIAGPKVLEHLVDTVLYFEGERFSFYRVLKVIKNRFGASGEVAVFKMTDKGLEEVPEPSALFLQERTGSPGSVVFPHAEGSRPVLLEVQALTIDAIYTTPQRRSQGFDLNRLALILAVLEKEAKIFTRDKDVFVNVVGGMQIVEPAGDLAVALAVCSSIKGKSLGDVMVFGELGLGGEVRAVHFPELRLQEGKRFGFRKVVLPKSCVFEADGMEIYGVSHIREAIDLLL
- a CDS encoding response regulator transcription factor; this translates as MKVLLVEDDKLLGKSLKEFLESEGFITDWVWDPREVLDLLEVKAYDVIVLDLMMPHVRGEDLIKRIRERDKETPILVLTAKRRIEDKRTCFELGADDYLSKPFEMEELILRIKALYRRRNPYDVVVIGNVEVCLSKEVVKVDGKIVPLSKKDWLIVKLLVENRGTYVSQEKILNYVWGDEPVGEDVVRAHIKSLRKLFPKGFIQTMRGRGYKVG